From a single Bacillus pseudomycoides DSM 12442 genomic region:
- the leuD gene encoding 3-isopropylmalate dehydratase small subunit has product MEPFHIHKGTVAVLMNDNIDTDQIIPKQYLKRIERTGFGKFLFDEWRYEDDRKENPDFPLNAPERKGASILITGENFGCGSSREHAPWALADYGFRVIIAGGFADIFYMNCTKNGMLPIIMEKEMREKLAAVDPRDVIEVDLENEVITTPLHRFHFTIEKMWKEKLLSGLDEIGITLQYEQNIEEYERETAR; this is encoded by the coding sequence ATGGAGCCATTTCATATTCATAAAGGTACTGTTGCTGTACTAATGAATGATAACATTGATACAGATCAAATCATTCCAAAACAGTATTTAAAGAGGATTGAACGAACTGGTTTTGGGAAATTTTTATTTGATGAATGGCGTTATGAGGACGACAGGAAAGAGAATCCAGATTTCCCACTAAATGCACCTGAGCGAAAAGGAGCAAGCATATTAATTACAGGTGAAAATTTCGGCTGTGGTTCATCAAGAGAGCATGCGCCATGGGCACTTGCTGACTATGGATTTCGTGTTATTATCGCGGGGGGATTTGCAGACATTTTTTATATGAATTGTACGAAAAATGGTATGCTTCCTATCATTATGGAAAAGGAAATGCGTGAAAAGCTAGCAGCTGTGGATCCAAGAGATGTGATAGAAGTTGATTTAGAGAATGAAGTGATTACAACTCCGCTACATCGTTTTCATTTTACAATCGAAAAGATGTGGAAAGAAAAGCTATTAAGTGGTTTAGATGAAATCGGAATCACGCTTCAATATGAACAAAACATTGAAGAATATGAACGAGAAACAGCTCGCTAA
- the hisZ gene encoding ATP phosphoribosyltransferase regulatory subunit — protein sequence MTKWKRANPDGTRDYVFEECTLIEEVEQKLRRTFLERGYEEIRTPTIEFYDVFSFRNRPIDEEKMYKFFDQQGRIIVLRPDMTIPLARVIGTHGEEAPVKLTYSGNVFRANESLSGKYNEIIQTGIEIIGIDNIRAEIECIVSAIHALQAVGIQAFTIELGQVQLYKCIVKKLSFGEEEESLLRTYIESKNYAELSRFLQEKNLDRRDETVQLLEKLPRLFGKLEVIEEAEKLASNYEMKQAIARIKEIYKTIEKLGYGSYISIDLGMIQHLHYYTGVIFRGYIYDVGGEIVSGGRYDELLGNFGEPMSAVGLAVQVNQIVRTLQEQQKQFKRKKLDMIIHYSLDRIAEAERLCGLLQKDGWKVELSMFENLQDTFQFAKKKGIIKVIEATGKALVEYVWKEKWVIQKEGETSCVTFKLR from the coding sequence ATGACAAAATGGAAACGAGCAAATCCAGATGGAACAAGAGATTATGTATTTGAAGAGTGTACATTAATAGAAGAAGTTGAACAAAAATTACGACGTACTTTTTTAGAAAGAGGCTATGAGGAAATACGAACGCCTACGATTGAATTTTATGATGTCTTTTCTTTTCGGAATCGGCCGATAGATGAAGAGAAAATGTATAAGTTTTTTGACCAACAGGGACGCATTATCGTGTTAAGGCCTGATATGACAATTCCACTTGCAAGAGTAATAGGAACCCACGGTGAGGAAGCGCCTGTAAAATTAACATACAGCGGGAACGTGTTTCGAGCGAATGAATCACTATCTGGAAAATACAATGAAATCATTCAAACAGGTATTGAAATAATTGGGATTGATAATATACGTGCTGAAATTGAATGTATCGTAAGTGCAATTCATGCTCTTCAAGCTGTAGGGATTCAGGCTTTTACAATAGAATTAGGGCAAGTTCAGTTATACAAATGTATTGTTAAAAAGCTGTCATTTGGAGAAGAAGAGGAGTCGCTCTTACGTACGTATATTGAAAGTAAAAATTATGCAGAGTTATCCCGTTTTTTACAAGAAAAGAATTTAGATCGACGTGATGAAACTGTACAGTTACTTGAAAAATTACCAAGATTATTCGGAAAACTCGAAGTAATTGAAGAAGCGGAAAAGCTTGCTTCAAACTATGAGATGAAGCAAGCAATCGCGCGGATAAAAGAAATCTATAAAACGATTGAAAAATTAGGATATGGTTCGTATATATCAATTGATCTTGGGATGATTCAACATTTGCATTATTATACAGGAGTTATTTTTAGAGGTTATATATATGATGTTGGGGGAGAAATTGTTAGTGGCGGAAGATATGATGAATTGCTTGGTAATTTTGGAGAACCGATGTCAGCAGTCGGCTTAGCTGTACAAGTAAATCAAATTGTCCGGACATTACAAGAACAGCAAAAACAATTCAAACGAAAAAAATTAGATATGATCATTCATTATTCTTTGGATAGGATAGCAGAAGCAGAAAGACTATGTGGTTTACTTCAGAAAGATGGGTGGAAAGTGGAATTATCTATGTTTGAGAATTTGCAAGATACATTTCAGTTTGCGAAGAAGAAAGGGATTATAAAAGTGATCGAAGCGACTGGAAAAGCATTAGTGGAATATGTGTGGAAAGAAAAATGGGTGATACAGAAAGAAGGGGAAACCTCATGCGTAACATTCAAATTGCGTTAA
- the hisG gene encoding ATP phosphoribosyltransferase: protein MRNIQIALTKGRLEKHVIPLFEKIGIDCSELMDKGRKLVFQSASRNVSFILVKAVDVATYVEHGVADIGIVGKDILMEYEKDIYEMVDLEVGCCKFCVASIPTYNPKGYRKKRIATKYPHITSTYFRDKGEDVEIIKIEGSVEIAPLLGLADAIVDIVETGKTLQENGLIVFEEMYSISARMIVNKAALKTKKDEIFDIINNMECVITADK from the coding sequence ATGCGTAACATTCAAATTGCGTTAACAAAGGGGAGGCTTGAAAAACATGTCATTCCACTGTTTGAAAAGATTGGGATTGATTGTTCGGAACTGATGGATAAAGGAAGAAAGCTTGTATTCCAAAGCGCTAGTAGGAATGTTTCATTCATTCTAGTGAAAGCAGTAGATGTTGCAACTTATGTGGAACATGGTGTTGCAGACATTGGTATTGTTGGAAAAGATATTTTAATGGAATATGAGAAAGATATATATGAAATGGTGGATTTAGAAGTAGGATGTTGTAAGTTTTGTGTCGCTTCTATCCCAACATATAATCCGAAAGGCTATCGGAAAAAGAGAATTGCTACAAAATATCCGCATATTACTTCCACTTATTTTCGTGATAAGGGAGAAGATGTAGAAATTATTAAAATAGAAGGTTCGGTAGAAATCGCTCCACTTCTTGGATTAGCAGATGCGATTGTTGATATTGTAGAGACGGGAAAAACATTACAAGAAAATGGATTGATTGTATTTGAAGAAATGTATTCAATATCAGCTCGCATGATTGTAAATAAAGCTGCTTTAAAAACAAAAAAAGACGAAATATTCGATATTATCAATAATATGGAGTGTGTAATCACTGCAGATAAATAA
- the hisD gene encoding histidinol dehydrogenase: MEVISENYTEALKRIKQLREQANIIEETVQIRVREIVERVRERKDEALFSYTKTFDGIELQKLRVAKEEIEKASEYVESSFLEALQCAKKNIISYHEKQKRQSFLDCENEGVIRGQLIRPLQTVGVYVPGGTASYPSSVLMNVLPAKIAGVQKVVMVTPPGKEGIDPHILAAAEIAGVDEIYTVGGAQAIAALAYGTESIPKVDKIVGPGNIYVAFAKREVFGAVHIDMIAGPSEIVVIADKTGNASFIAADLLSQAEHDVRATAICITTCVELAKEIEREIKQQLRVLPRSEIARESIERNGAILVVPSLNHAFQLSNEIAPEHLELHINEPMNALAYIQHAGSIFIGPYAPEPLGDYFAGPNHVLPTSGTARFFSPLSVDDFVKKSSFVSYTKEALQNVQHHITMLADKEGLHAHARAIQIRFEEEK; the protein is encoded by the coding sequence GTGGAGGTAATATCTGAAAACTACACGGAAGCGCTGAAGAGAATAAAACAGTTAAGAGAACAGGCTAATATAATAGAAGAAACTGTACAGATACGCGTAAGAGAAATTGTTGAGCGGGTGAGAGAAAGGAAAGATGAGGCGCTATTTTCTTATACAAAAACTTTTGATGGAATTGAATTACAAAAGTTACGTGTTGCAAAAGAAGAAATTGAAAAAGCGAGTGAATATGTAGAATCTTCATTTCTAGAAGCATTGCAATGCGCAAAGAAAAACATCATCTCATACCATGAAAAACAAAAAAGGCAATCCTTTTTAGATTGTGAAAACGAAGGTGTGATTCGTGGGCAACTGATTAGACCATTGCAAACAGTTGGTGTATATGTACCAGGAGGAACTGCATCTTATCCGTCATCGGTACTCATGAATGTATTACCTGCTAAAATTGCCGGTGTTCAGAAAGTTGTAATGGTAACACCACCAGGGAAAGAGGGAATAGATCCACATATTTTAGCAGCTGCTGAAATTGCCGGTGTAGATGAAATTTATACCGTAGGTGGTGCACAAGCTATAGCGGCATTAGCATATGGGACGGAATCGATTCCGAAAGTCGATAAAATTGTCGGTCCAGGGAATATATATGTGGCTTTTGCAAAACGTGAGGTATTTGGAGCTGTTCATATCGATATGATTGCTGGACCATCTGAAATCGTTGTAATTGCTGACAAAACTGGAAATGCGTCTTTTATCGCAGCAGACTTATTATCTCAAGCTGAGCATGATGTGAGGGCAACAGCGATTTGTATTACAACTTGTGTAGAACTTGCTAAAGAGATAGAAAGAGAAATAAAGCAGCAACTTCGAGTATTACCAAGAAGTGAAATAGCTCGTGAGTCGATAGAAAGAAACGGAGCAATTCTCGTTGTTCCTTCGCTAAATCACGCGTTTCAATTGTCGAATGAAATAGCACCGGAGCATTTAGAGTTGCATATAAATGAGCCGATGAATGCCTTGGCATATATTCAGCATGCGGGTTCGATTTTTATTGGACCGTATGCCCCAGAGCCTCTTGGAGACTATTTTGCAGGACCGAATCATGTACTGCCAACAAGCGGAACAGCGCGTTTCTTTTCGCCGTTATCAGTTGATGATTTTGTGAAAAAATCGAGCTTTGTATCATATACAAAAGAAGCGTTACAAAACGTTCAACACCATATTACAATGCTCGCCGATAAAGAGGGATTACACGCGCACGCGAGAGCAATTCAAATTCGATTTGAGGAGGAGAAATAA
- the hisB gene encoding imidazoleglycerol-phosphate dehydratase HisB, giving the protein MREASQVRGTTETKIKLSLHLDESTDVSIQTGVGFFDHMLTLFAKHGRFGLQIEAEGDVFVDAHHTVEDVGIVLGNCLKEALQNKEGINRYGAAYVPMDEALGFVAIDISGRSYLVFQGELKNPKLGDFDTELTEEFFRAVAHAANITLHARILYGSNTHHKIEALFKAFGRALREAVDKNDKIVGVNSTKGLL; this is encoded by the coding sequence ATGCGTGAGGCAAGTCAAGTACGGGGAACGACAGAAACAAAAATTAAACTGAGTTTACACTTAGATGAAAGTACAGACGTTTCAATTCAAACAGGGGTTGGATTCTTTGATCATATGCTAACTTTGTTTGCGAAGCATGGCAGATTTGGTTTGCAAATTGAAGCAGAAGGTGATGTGTTTGTTGACGCTCATCATACTGTTGAAGATGTTGGGATTGTGCTTGGAAACTGTTTGAAAGAAGCATTGCAAAATAAAGAAGGTATTAACCGCTATGGAGCAGCATATGTACCAATGGATGAAGCATTAGGTTTTGTAGCGATTGATATAAGTGGACGATCTTATCTTGTCTTTCAAGGTGAATTGAAAAACCCTAAGTTAGGAGATTTTGATACAGAACTGACAGAAGAGTTTTTCAGAGCGGTTGCTCATGCAGCGAATATAACACTACATGCTCGCATTTTATATGGCAGTAATACCCACCACAAAATTGAAGCGTTATTTAAAGCGTTTGGACGTGCACTGCGTGAAGCGGTAGACAAAAATGACAAAATTGTTGGTGTAAACTCTACGAAAGGACTGTTGTAA
- the hisH gene encoding imidazole glycerol phosphate synthase subunit HisH yields the protein MIAIVDYGMGNIRSVEQALTRIGAEHIVTDDKERILQSDGVILPGVGAFPKAMIALQEKDLVSVIQEIGVQGKPLLGICLGMQLLFEESEEIERTKGLGLLPGLIRKLEVPYKIPHMGWNQLKKKREIKLWNEVEDGSFVYYVHSYYADCPSEIVCGSSDYKIDIPGIVAKGNIFGAQFHPEKSGDIGIQMLRNFKGVVESWKSSQLSI from the coding sequence TTGATTGCAATTGTAGATTATGGAATGGGGAATATTCGCAGTGTTGAACAAGCGTTAACACGTATTGGGGCTGAGCATATTGTAACAGATGATAAAGAGAGGATATTACAAAGTGACGGTGTGATCTTACCAGGAGTTGGGGCTTTTCCAAAAGCGATGATCGCTTTGCAGGAAAAAGATCTTGTTTCAGTGATTCAAGAAATTGGAGTGCAAGGAAAACCACTCCTTGGCATTTGTTTAGGGATGCAGCTTTTATTTGAAGAAAGTGAAGAAATAGAGAGAACGAAAGGGTTAGGTTTGTTGCCAGGACTAATTCGAAAGCTGGAAGTTCCTTATAAAATCCCGCATATGGGTTGGAATCAATTAAAGAAGAAACGAGAAATTAAGTTGTGGAATGAAGTAGAAGATGGTTCATTTGTGTATTACGTTCATTCCTACTATGCAGATTGTCCAAGTGAGATTGTATGTGGCAGTAGTGACTATAAGATTGATATTCCAGGGATTGTTGCGAAAGGAAATATATTTGGGGCACAGTTTCACCCTGAAAAAAGCGGTGATATCGGAATACAAATGTTAAGAAATTTTAAAGGAGTGGTAGAATCATGGAAATCTTCCCAGCTATCGATTTAA
- the hisA gene encoding 1-(5-phosphoribosyl)-5-[(5-phosphoribosylamino)methylideneamino]imidazole-4-carboxamide isomerase, translating into MEIFPAIDLKQGRCVRLYQGEFNKETVMNEDPVAQALLFEKLGARTLHIVDLDGAVAGQSMNLSVIEDICKAVRIPVQVGGGIRSLETVEMLLSVGVKKVILGTAALYDRPFLEEAVRLYGENIIVGIDAKNGYVATRGWLDVSEISYIDLAKKMESVGVQTIIFTDIAKDGTLEGPNFEQLQLLQKAVAIRIVASGGVCSLQDVQKLNDMNVYGVIIGKALYKKTIDLEEALQVTKIC; encoded by the coding sequence ATGGAAATCTTCCCAGCTATCGATTTAAAACAAGGACGGTGTGTTAGGCTTTATCAAGGAGAATTTAATAAAGAAACAGTTATGAATGAAGATCCAGTTGCTCAAGCATTATTGTTTGAAAAATTAGGAGCAAGAACATTGCACATTGTTGATCTAGATGGAGCGGTTGCAGGTCAATCAATGAATCTTTCCGTAATTGAGGATATATGTAAAGCAGTTCGAATTCCGGTTCAAGTAGGCGGAGGAATACGTTCTCTCGAAACGGTTGAAATGTTACTGTCAGTAGGAGTGAAAAAAGTCATTTTAGGAACGGCAGCATTGTATGATCGTCCTTTTTTAGAAGAAGCAGTTCGTTTATATGGAGAAAACATTATTGTTGGTATTGATGCGAAAAACGGTTACGTTGCAACGAGAGGCTGGTTAGATGTATCTGAAATTTCTTATATCGACCTTGCGAAGAAAATGGAAAGTGTCGGCGTACAAACAATCATTTTTACAGATATTGCAAAAGACGGTACGTTAGAGGGTCCGAACTTTGAGCAATTGCAATTACTACAGAAGGCGGTGGCAATCCGTATTGTTGCATCAGGCGGCGTATGCTCATTGCAAGATGTACAGAAGTTAAACGATATGAATGTATATGGCGTTATTATTGGAAAAGCGCTATATAAAAAAACAATTGATTTAGAAGAGGCATTGCAGGTGACAAAGATATGTTAA
- the hisF gene encoding imidazole glycerol phosphate synthase subunit HisF — MLTKRIIPCLDVKGGRVVKGVNFVGLQDVGDPVEIAALYNKAGADEIVFLDITATHEGRKTIIDVVERAASKVFIPLTVGGGIATVQDMYALLRAGADKISLNSAAVRNPNLIEEGAEHFGSQCIVVAIDAREVKENKWNVYVNGGRIDTGIDAVQWAKQIEQLGAGEILLTSMDADGTKDGYDIRLTETISEAVSIPVIASGGCGSAEHIVKVFQKTSVNAALAASIFHYGEATVQEVKRKLQEAKIEVRI; from the coding sequence ATGTTAACGAAGCGAATTATTCCATGTTTAGATGTGAAAGGCGGCCGCGTTGTAAAGGGCGTGAATTTTGTAGGATTACAAGATGTTGGTGATCCTGTTGAAATAGCTGCTTTGTATAATAAAGCAGGTGCAGATGAAATTGTTTTTTTAGATATTACGGCGACGCATGAGGGGAGAAAAACAATTATAGATGTTGTAGAGAGAGCGGCGTCGAAAGTGTTTATTCCGCTTACAGTAGGTGGCGGGATTGCAACTGTTCAAGATATGTATGCCTTGCTAAGAGCAGGCGCGGACAAAATTTCACTTAACTCAGCGGCAGTACGAAATCCAAATTTAATTGAGGAAGGTGCCGAACATTTCGGTTCTCAATGTATTGTGGTCGCAATTGATGCAAGGGAAGTAAAAGAAAATAAATGGAATGTATATGTAAACGGTGGACGGATTGATACGGGAATCGATGCTGTACAATGGGCAAAACAGATAGAACAGTTAGGAGCTGGTGAAATTTTACTTACGAGTATGGATGCAGATGGGACGAAGGATGGCTATGATATTCGTTTAACAGAAACAATTTCAGAAGCTGTTTCGATTCCAGTTATTGCGTCAGGAGGATGTGGAAGCGCAGAGCATATTGTAAAGGTGTTTCAAAAAACATCGGTAAATGCAGCATTAGCAGCCTCTATTTTTCACTATGGTGAGGCAACAGTGCAAGAGGTGAAGCGAAAATTACAAGAAGCGAAAATTGAGGTGAGAATATGA
- the hisI gene encoding phosphoribosyl-AMP cyclohydrolase codes for MTPDFSKGLLPAVVVEEETKEVLMLAYMNEEAYKKTLETKKTWFYSRSRQALWNKGETSGHMQYVQSLYLDCDQDSIVIIVKQVGPACHTGEKTCFHYKII; via the coding sequence ATGACACCTGATTTCTCCAAGGGATTGTTGCCAGCTGTTGTGGTAGAAGAAGAAACAAAAGAAGTTTTGATGCTAGCATATATGAATGAAGAAGCATATAAAAAAACGTTAGAAACGAAGAAAACATGGTTTTATTCACGTTCGCGGCAAGCGTTATGGAACAAAGGAGAAACGTCTGGGCACATGCAGTATGTTCAGTCTCTTTATTTAGATTGTGATCAAGATTCGATTGTAATTATTGTTAAGCAAGTAGGACCAGCTTGTCATACAGGAGAGAAAACATGCTTTCATTATAAAATCATATAG
- the hisE gene encoding phosphoribosyl-ATP diphosphatase, with protein MEDVLKSLYETIEQRKESPISESYTNYLFTKGEDKILKKIGEECTEVVIAAKNDDKEELIKEMVDVIYHCFVLLAAKNIPLEDVLEEVKERQGKLSKTGERKEIDTL; from the coding sequence ATGGAAGACGTACTGAAGTCTTTATATGAAACCATTGAGCAGCGTAAAGAAAGTCCAATTTCGGAATCATATACAAATTATTTATTTACAAAAGGTGAAGATAAGATTTTAAAAAAAATAGGGGAAGAGTGTACAGAAGTGGTAATCGCTGCAAAAAATGATGATAAAGAAGAACTTATAAAAGAAATGGTCGATGTGATTTATCATTGCTTTGTTTTACTAGCCGCAAAAAATATTCCATTAGAAGATGTGTTAGAAGAAGTGAAAGAGAGACAAGGAAAGCTCTCAAAAACAGGAGAGCGTAAAGAAATTGATACGTTATAA
- a CDS encoding histidinol phosphate phosphatase domain-containing protein translates to MKVDYHLHLEEGPYSLGWLARINQSIEYYQPLEEERHSIEWLMKTQERLQKRVQEGPFTIEWIDFYLEEALRKGIKEVGIVDHLYRFYEAKEYYEKYVDISESKLGRLQKEWLDQVRVASISDFTKAIQEAKERWRKRGVVLRLGIEADYFMGGEDELQKLLALGDWDYVIGSVHFIDGWGFDNPDTKEYFENHQLSTLYDVFFTTVEKAVRSRVFDIVAHLDNIKVFNYRLDENVQIPHYERIAKALIETNTATEVNAGLYYRYPVREMCPSPLYLQVLAKYKVPITLSSDAHYPNDLGNYVQENVKTLRNHGISHVATFEKRVRKMQLLEEESVIVSK, encoded by the coding sequence ATGAAAGTGGATTATCACCTTCATTTAGAAGAGGGGCCGTATTCGCTAGGGTGGTTGGCGAGAATAAATCAATCAATAGAATATTATCAACCGTTAGAAGAAGAGCGGCATTCGATTGAATGGCTTATGAAAACACAAGAACGCTTGCAAAAAAGAGTACAAGAGGGTCCATTTACAATAGAGTGGATTGATTTCTATTTAGAAGAAGCACTGCGAAAAGGAATAAAAGAAGTTGGTATTGTTGATCACTTATATCGTTTTTATGAGGCGAAGGAATATTATGAGAAATATGTAGACATTAGTGAGTCAAAGCTCGGTCGTCTGCAGAAAGAATGGCTAGATCAAGTGCGAGTAGCATCGATTTCTGATTTTACAAAAGCAATCCAAGAGGCAAAGGAGCGCTGGAGAAAAAGAGGAGTAGTACTGCGTCTAGGGATTGAAGCTGATTATTTTATGGGTGGGGAAGATGAATTACAAAAATTATTGGCATTAGGAGATTGGGATTACGTAATTGGTTCTGTGCATTTTATTGATGGATGGGGATTTGATAACCCAGATACGAAAGAATATTTCGAAAACCATCAGCTAAGTACATTGTATGATGTATTTTTCACAACAGTTGAAAAGGCCGTTCGTTCGAGAGTGTTTGATATTGTAGCGCATCTTGATAATATAAAAGTATTTAATTATCGATTAGATGAAAATGTACAGATTCCACATTACGAAAGAATTGCTAAGGCATTAATAGAAACAAATACAGCAACGGAAGTAAATGCTGGATTATATTATCGTTATCCTGTTCGAGAGATGTGTCCAAGTCCACTTTATTTACAAGTGTTGGCAAAATATAAAGTGCCAATTACTCTTTCATCAGATGCTCATTACCCAAATGATTTAGGAAATTATGTCCAAGAAAATGTGAAAACATTACGTAATCATGGTATTTCTCATGTTGCTACATTTGAAAAACGGGTGAGGAAGATGCAACTGCTTGAAGAAGAATCGGTAATTGTTTCAAAGTAA
- a CDS encoding DUF4025 domain-containing protein, which yields MVKQNNKQSMKVTNQSYTSQTNEEVDSVVQEQISDTVAEGTIDAKLGKQSSEEQ from the coding sequence ATGGTAAAACAAAATAATAAACAGAGTATGAAAGTGACGAATCAAAGTTATACTTCCCAAACGAACGAGGAAGTTGATTCTGTAGTACAAGAACAAATTAGTGATACGGTAGCAGAGGGAACGATTGATGCAAAGCTGGGAAAACAATCTAGTGAAGAACAATAA
- a CDS encoding 2-hydroxyacid dehydrogenase family protein, which produces MAKILVAGNIPEIGLQLLQNHEIEMYDKEELISTEELAKRVKDKDALLSLLSTKVTKEVIDAASNLKIIANYGAGYDNIAYKYAAEKGVVVTNTPKVSTEATAELTFAILLAAARRIPEGDTLCRTVGFNGWAPLFFLGREVYGKTIGIIGLGEIGKAVAKRAKAFGMNVMYTGPNRKYETESEIEATYVTLEELLQTADFITINCAYNPSLHHMINEEQFKMMKKTAYIINAARGPIMNELALAHALETNEIEGAALDVFEFEPKITERLKGLKNIVLTPHVGNATFETRDAMAEMAVRNILAVLEGEEPLTPVNQKEFVTK; this is translated from the coding sequence ATGGCGAAAATATTAGTAGCAGGAAATATTCCAGAAATCGGATTACAGTTATTACAAAATCATGAAATAGAAATGTATGACAAAGAAGAGTTAATCAGTACCGAAGAATTAGCAAAGCGAGTTAAGGATAAAGATGCACTGTTAAGTTTACTTTCTACAAAGGTAACAAAAGAAGTGATTGATGCAGCATCAAATTTGAAAATTATTGCCAACTATGGTGCAGGTTACGATAATATTGCTTACAAGTATGCAGCAGAAAAAGGAGTTGTAGTTACAAATACACCGAAAGTTTCAACAGAAGCAACAGCAGAGTTAACATTTGCTATTCTTTTAGCGGCTGCAAGACGAATTCCAGAAGGAGATACACTATGTCGTACAGTGGGATTTAATGGCTGGGCACCACTCTTTTTCCTCGGCCGAGAAGTATATGGGAAAACAATTGGAATCATCGGTCTTGGTGAAATTGGAAAAGCAGTTGCGAAACGTGCAAAAGCATTTGGAATGAATGTGATGTATACAGGTCCAAACCGTAAGTATGAGACAGAAAGTGAAATAGAAGCAACATATGTAACATTAGAAGAACTATTACAAACAGCAGACTTTATTACGATTAATTGTGCGTATAATCCAAGTCTTCATCATATGATTAATGAAGAACAATTTAAAATGATGAAGAAAACAGCATATATTATAAATGCAGCACGTGGTCCAATTATGAATGAACTAGCGCTTGCTCATGCGTTAGAGACAAATGAAATTGAAGGGGCAGCTCTTGATGTATTTGAGTTTGAACCGAAAATTACAGAGAGATTAAAGGGACTGAAAAATATTGTCCTTACTCCGCATGTTGGAAACGCAACATTTGAAACTCGTGACGCTATGGCTGAAATGGCAGTGCGTAACATTTTAGCTGTATTAGAAGGAGAAGAACCATTAACACCTGTAAACCAAAAGGAATTTGTTACAAAATAG
- the pssA gene encoding CDP-diacylglycerol--serine O-phosphatidyltransferase, whose translation MYRAAIPNLFTLGNLYSGFLSIGYASLGYYKPAAILVLIGMMLDSLDGRVARLLRVDSQMGKELDSLADVVTFGAAPAVLMYYTSFSNYGIIGLYIAGLFPLFGAYRLARFNVTPSSTSMKYFTGVPITAAGGLVAFLTLFSHTIPKIVLITVFVTFAFLMVSRIRIPSLKDVPIPRYSIIVTLFLIGSIYTMYKTSFGNISVFLFIAIPLYILFMLSQFIRQRPSHKKRANKEK comes from the coding sequence TTGTATAGAGCAGCAATTCCAAACTTATTTACGCTCGGAAATTTATACAGTGGATTTTTATCAATCGGCTATGCATCTTTAGGGTATTATAAACCAGCTGCTATTTTAGTACTAATCGGGATGATGTTAGATAGTCTTGATGGTCGGGTTGCTCGTTTATTGCGTGTTGATTCACAAATGGGAAAAGAACTTGATTCACTCGCAGATGTTGTAACATTCGGTGCTGCGCCTGCAGTTTTAATGTACTACACTTCCTTTTCCAATTACGGAATTATCGGACTATACATAGCAGGCCTATTCCCTCTGTTCGGAGCATATCGCTTAGCAAGATTCAATGTAACGCCTTCCTCTACTTCTATGAAATATTTCACTGGCGTTCCTATTACTGCAGCAGGAGGACTTGTTGCCTTCTTAACATTGTTTTCACATACCATTCCAAAAATTGTCCTCATTACAGTATTTGTAACGTTTGCATTTTTAATGGTAAGCCGTATTCGCATCCCAAGTTTAAAAGATGTGCCAATTCCACGATACAGTATCATTGTTACACTATTTTTAATTGGCAGTATTTATACAATGTATAAAACAAGTTTTGGCAACATTTCAGTATTTCTATTCATTGCTATTCCACTTTATATTTTGTTTATGTTATCTCAATTTATTAGGCAAAGACCTTCTCATAAAAAACGAGCAAATAAAGAAAAATAG